AAGGTCGTGGTCGCCAGCTTCTGGCCGGTGCTCGACCACAGGGTGCCGGTATGGGTCCCCATGTCCTGGGAGCCCTTGTAGAAGCGGATGCCGCTGATCGTGCCGGCGGTCGAGCTCTGGAACTGGACGCCGAGCTCGACCGGATCGGTGTCGACGGTGTTGACGACCTGGGGCTTCGCCGAGCCGGGAAACAGCGTCTGGGCGGTCGGCGCCGTCACCGTCAGGGTCCGCCCGGCCGACGGGCTCTCCATGTTGACGCTGTCGTCGGTGGCCCGGGAGCGGATCACGTAGGTGCCGTTGACCTGCGGCGCGAAGGTGTAGCTCCAGTTCTCGTCGCCCTTCGCCGCGCGCCAGGTGACGCCGTTGTCGGTCGAGACCTCGACGCCCGCGATCACGCCGCCGACGTCGCTCGCCGTGCCCGTGATGGTCACGGTCTGGAACGCCGACACGGTGGTGCCCGCCGTCGGCGTCGTGATGGTCGAGGTCGGCGCGGTGTGGTCGGTCGAGGCGGTGGCGGCGGTCAGGTTCGGGTCGAGCGTGCCTGGCTGGATGCCCATGTCGGCGAGCAGGTTGACCATCGCCTGCTGGATCCGCGGGTCGGTCGGCGTCGCCTCGTTGTCGTGGTTGGCCGACAGGCCCCAGGACCAGTAGACGGTGCCGGCGCCGAACACGAGGGCACCGCTCGGGGCCCGGTAGAGCGTCAGGCTGTGGGTCGCCGTGCCCTTGCCGGTGGTGTTGCCGTAATCCTGGAGGTAGGTCGTCTGGTCGAGGGTGGTCGAGGACAGGCGCACCAGCCCAGCCGGCGCCGAGGCGTTGTCGGGCGCCTCGTCCCACTCGTAGCCGAGGTAGTTCTGGTTGAGCGAGGCGGTCTGGCCCGGCTGCAGGCCGGCGATGCTGGTATTGCGCCAGAAGCGCAGGTTGGCGTCGTCGTAGGGCACCTGGATCGTGTCGAGAACGTAGGAATCGACCTGGAACATCGTGCCCGTGAGGGCATTCTCGGGGTCGTTGTTGCCGACCGTCCCGGCCGGCCCGCGGGGATCGCGGAAAGTGCCGGTCCACTGGTTGGTCGGGTCGAGGTTCTGGTTCGCCCCCCAGGTCTCCTTGTACGAGACCAGCGTGCGGTACGGCGTGGCGTCGCTGCTGATGCTGTTGGAAAACCGCGTCCGCCAGTAGACCTCGTTGCCGCTCCAGAACGACAGGTTGACGCCCGCGTCCCGTGCCGCCTCGACGTTGTCGCGCTGCCGGCCCGACCAGTACTCGTCGTGGCCGACATCGAGGTACATCTTGTGGTTCAGGAGCAGGCTGCCGTAGCGGTCGGCATCGACGCCCGACATGTACGAGACGTCGTAGCCGTTCTGCTCCAGCCACATGATCGCCGGGAACTCGGCGCCGTAGATATAGTCCTGTGGCCCGGCCGCGAGTGTGCCACCCCGGGTGGTGATCGGGCGGTTGTAGCTGACCGCGTAGGCGCGCCCCTGGCCCTGGCCGGTGGCCGGGCCGTTGCCGCCGTAGAAGTTCGCCCCGCCCCACGGGTTGTAGGCCTGCCAGGTCTGGTCGGCGGTCTGGAAGATGATGTCGCTGCGGCTCGAATCGTCCCGGACGATGAACGGAATCTCGTTCTCGCCGGCCACGCCGTCCTGGCGCGTCAGCTTGGCGATGTAGACGCCCGAGACCGCGTCCGTCGGCACGGTCCACGATGCCGAGATCGACCAGTTGCCGGCATCGACCAGTCCGGTCGTCGCGTCGCGCAACGGGTTCGGCTGGTTCTGCACCCCGGTATGCTGGATCGTCTGGACCTTGCGCGCACCCAGGCCCCCGTAATAGCCGAGCCGGTAGATGTCGATCCGGTAGTTTGCCGAATCGGTGTTGATCTTGAAGTTGACGGTGTTGCCGACGTTCGTGCTGATGTCGGTGGCGAAGCCCTCGATGTTGTCGTCGCCCGAGCCGTCGATGCCCCATTCGCTGACCGGGTTGCCGATCTTCTGGTTCTCGAGGACGATCTTGTTGCTCGCCGTGGCGGTGGCGCTGCCCGATGCGGTCAGCGAGTTGCCGGTCGTGCCCGTGGGCTTCGCGGCGGCGACAGCGCTGGTGATCGGGCCGCTCAGGCGCGAGATCTGGCTCTTCGACGGGCCGGTGGCGGCGGTCTCCGCCCCGCCGGGCAGGGTCGTGGCGGCGCCCGCGGGCGCGCCGCTGCCGTAGCCCGGGAGCTGGCCGTTCGAGGACAGGATGCTGCCGGTCGGCAGTTCGAGGATCCGGGACGGGCAATTCACGTAGCCGCAGGTGCCGCAGCAGAACGCGACGTTCGGCGCGCCCGCTGCCGCGCCCGTGGTCACCGTGAGATCCCTGACGAGAAGGGCTGGATTTGCTGCATCGGGCGTGCCGCTCGAGCCGACGGGGGCCGAAGCGGTCAGCGCCGCGACCTTCGATCCGGAGCCCGCATCCTCCGTCGTGGCCGTGCTCGCGGTCGCCGGTTCGACCACACCCGGGACCGAGGACGATGCATTGCCGCCGGTCTGAACGGGATTGAACACCGGATCGACGGTCGTCTCGTCCGAATAGAGCATGGCGTCTGCTTTCGACAAGAAGGATTCGCGATGAGCGGCACTGTCACATTGGAAACTTCATTGTGAAAGGAGCCTTAGGCCGGCCCTGCACACAGCCTTTCGGTGCGGGCGACAACTGTCGCCTACTCCTTTCGGCGGTATTTCGTGATGGGGCCGAACGAGCTTTGATGCGGCGACGCGGCGCGTTGGCGTAGACCTGCCCGACGCGAAGGTGAGACCGGCTTTCGCAAGTCGGCGAAAGCATCTTCATCGGATGTGCTTTCAGTCGCATAATCGTCGCGACCGTGACGACTGCCGGACCTGCCGGCCTCGTCTGGCGCGGGGCATCTCGTCGTGCAATCGATGCGCAGCTTCGCGGAACTCAGCCTGCGGCTTCATCGAAACCACGCGACGCCTGTCTCATTACGGGACGATCATTCATCTTATGTACGGCGAGGGATACGAGCTATCCCGCAGCTCACGGAACCCATCCTGCGCCCCTCTATACGGCCTAGTTGCTGCACTGCATCGCAGGCGTGAGAGTTGTCGGCGCCGATCTCTTGGCTCCGAAACCGGCGCCTGCCGCACAGGAGGCAATTCACTGCGCGATTTTTACGCGGCGGAAGCGACGAATCGCCGGCTCATCACCGGTCGTTGCAGGAATATTTGATAAAATATCGATAAGACTACGTTTATTAACCCAGGCTTGACAGCCAAACATTGCTACTTATTGTCTGCGTTGCGCATCGGATCGGTCCCCGGACGGGCCCCGATCTATTTGTCATCGCGCAATCATGCCGCCGCGTTCCGCGGTTCGGCTGCCTTTCCACAGAACCGGAAATGATACATGGCTTATGAAACGGTCGCGCAGCCTTTTGCGCCGAGCAGCATCTGGAACACCCCGATCGGATCGAGTGCTCAGTTCCAGGCTGCATCCGGGGCGCAGACCGCGTCCATTCAGCATCAGGCCGGCGTGAACACCTGGATCGGGCAGGACGCGATCCCGATCTACCAGGCGAAGTCGACCGATCCGATGGCGACCTGGAGCTACGACAGCCGCGGCACCAACAATGCCGATTGGACCCTCGGCGGCAATTCGTCGATGAACGGCACGTTCCAGATGCGGACGCCGACCGACGTCCAGTTCAAGACCGGCGACGGCTGGGCGATCATCGTCTCCGAGGACGGTCAGCACTACATCGAGACCTGGCTCGGCGCGAAGACCGGCAGCAACAGCTACCACGCCAACCTGGTCGTCGAGAACACCGTCACGGGTGACGGCATCGCCAACGCGCCGGGCGCGCACGAGGGCATCCGCGCCGCCGGCATGTCGCTGATGGGCGGCGTGGTGCAGAAGGCGGACCTCGACTCGCTCGAGATCGACCACGCCGTCGCGATGGCGATCTCGACGACGCAGGCCGGCTCCGCCAAGACCCCCTACGTCTGGCCGGCGACCACCGCCGACGGCTTCAGCGGCAGCTATTCGGGCTCGATCCCGCTCGGCTCGCTGTTCGCGATCCCGAAGGACGTCGATCTGAACGCGATCGGCATCAAGACCGCCGAGGGCATGGCGCTGGCCAAGGCCTACCAGAACTACGGCGGCTACGTCACCGACACGGCCGGCCCGAACACGATGCAGCTCGCCTACCTCGAGAAGGGCGTGAGCCAGGCCCAGGCCGACAACCTGTTCAAGGACATGGGCGCCATCCGCGCGCATCTCGAGATGGTGACGAACAACACCGCCGCGACCCCGGCGGGCGGCGGCGACCACAGCGTGCCGAGCACGCCCGCCACGACGACGCCGGCCCCGGCCACCCCGGTCGCGACTCCGTCGACCGGTGGCGGCACGGCCCAGCCGAGCGTCAGCCTCGGCAGCGGCTCCGACCAGCTGCTGCTGAAGATCAGCCAGGACGCCTATCACGGCAACGCGCAGTACGCCGTGTCGGTGGACGGCAAGCAGATCGGCGGCGTCCAGACCGCGCACGCCTCGCACGCCGCGGGCCAGTCCGACCTGATCTCGGTGCGCGGCGACTGGAGCCAGGGCAACCACGACGTGGCGATCCGCTTCCTCAACGACGACTGGGGCGGAACCGCCGCCAAGGACCGCAACCTCTACGTCGACAGCGCCACCTATCACGGCCAGGACGTCCAGGGCGCGCACCTGACGCTGATGAGCGACGGCGCGCAGCACTTCACCTTCCACGACTACCTCGTCTGAGGCATCCGGCGCCCCGCCCGCCACCGGCGGGCGGGGTTCCCGCGTGCCCCTCTCCTCCCACCGACGCGCCGCCGCCGCCGGCCCGATCCCTCCGGCCGGCCGCCGCCGCGCGCCGTCCCACGGAGCCCGCCCCCTTGATTGCCCCCGATCTCCGCCTCCCGCGCCCCGGGATCGTCCGGCGCGTCGGCGCCTTCGCGCGCGCCCGGACCGCGCCCCTCCTCGCGTCGCTGCGCGCGCCCGGCTCCGCCGAGCCCGGCGAAGGTCTGCGCCAAGAAAGTTCGCCCCGAGCGGGCCTGCGTCACGACGCGCTCACCGCCTTCGGGCTGGGGGCCTCCCGCGCCGCCTCGGCCCCGCCGCTGGTGACGGCCCTGGCGCAGCTGCGGCACGTGGTGCTGGGCGTCGCGGTGCTCAGCGGCGCCGTGAACCTCCTGGCGCTCGCCGGCTCGTTCTACATGCTCGAGGTCTACGACCGGGTGATCCCGAGCCGCAGCGTGCCGACGCTCGTGGGCCTGAGCCTGATCGTGCTGGTGCTCTACCTCGGTCAGGGCTTCTTCGAGCTGATCCGGTCGCGCCTGCTCCTGCGGGCCGGCCGGGCCTTCGACGAGGCCCTGAGCCGCCGGGTGTTCCGCGCCGTCGTCACCCTGCCGCTGCGCGGCCGGGCGGAGGCCGACGGCCTCAGGCCGATGCGCGACCTCGACCAGATCCGCGCCGCGCTCGCGGGCGGGGGCCCGGGCGCGCTGTTCGACCTGCCCTGGGTCCCGGTCTATCTCGGCCTGCTCTTCGCCTTCCACGTCTGGATCGGGCTCACCGCGCTCCTCGGCGCGCTGGCGCTGATCGGCCTGACGATGCTGGCCGAGATCCTCACCCGCCACCACGCCCGCGACGCCCGCGAGGCGGCGGCCGCCCGCGGCTTCGTCGCCGAGGCGAGCCGGCGCAACGCCGAGACCGTGCGGGCGATGGGCATGGAGCCCGACCTCGCCGGGATCTGGTCCCGGGCGAGCGCCGCCTCGCAGGCCACCCAGGAGCGCACCGCCGAGATCACGGGGGCGATCCACAACGCCTCGAAGGTGCTGCGGGTGGTGCTGCAATCGGCGGTGCTCGGCGTCGGCGCCTTCCTGGTGATCCGCCAGGAGGCGACCGCCGGCGTCATCATCGCCGGCTCGATCCTGAGCGCCCGGGCGCTGGCGCCGATCGACCAGGCGATCGGCTACTGGAAGACCTTCTCGGCCGCCCGCGAGTGCTGGCGCCACCTCGGTTCGGCGCTCGGCGCCGCCGGCGCGGAGCCCGAGGGGCTGACCCTGCCGGCCCCGCGCGAGGGGCTGACCGTCGAGCAGGCCAGCGTCGGCCCGCCCGGGGGGCAGCGCCTCACCGCCCTCGATGTCGGCCTGACGCTCACGGCCGGGCAGGGGCTCGGCATCGTCGGCCACAGCGCGTCGGGCAAGTCGTCGCTCGCCCGGCTGCTCGTCGGGATCTGGCCCGCGGCCCGGGGCGCGGTGCGCCTCGACGGCGCCCGCCTCGACCAGTGGCGGCCGCAGGATCTCGGCCGCCACGTCGGCTACCTGCCGCAGGAGGTCGAGCTGTTTCCCGGCACGGTGGCGGCGAACATCGCGCGCTTCCGGCCGGAGGCGGAGGCCGAGGCGATCATCGCGGCGGCCAAGGCCGCCCGGGTCCACGACCTGATCCTGTCGCTGCCCGAGGGCTACCAGACCCAGATCGGCGAGCGCGGGGCGCTGCTGTCGGCCGGCCAGCGCCAGCGCCTGGCGCTCGCCCGCGCCCTCTACGGCGATCCCTTCCTGGTGGTGCTCGACGAGCCGAACTCGAACCTCGACCAGGAGGGCGAGGCGGCGCTCACCGAGGCGATCGTCGGGGTGCGGGCGCGGGGCGGCATCGTGGTGGTGGTCGCCCACCGGCCGAGCGCGCTCGCGGCGCTCGATCAGGTGATGGTGATGGCCGATGGC
The sequence above is drawn from the Methylobacterium terrae genome and encodes:
- a CDS encoding carbohydrate-binding domain-containing protein, which encodes MNTWIGQDAIPIYQAKSTDPMATWSYDSRGTNNADWTLGGNSSMNGTFQMRTPTDVQFKTGDGWAIIVSEDGQHYIETWLGAKTGSNSYHANLVVENTVTGDGIANAPGAHEGIRAAGMSLMGGVVQKADLDSLEIDHAVAMAISTTQAGSAKTPYVWPATTADGFSGSYSGSIPLGSLFAIPKDVDLNAIGIKTAEGMALAKAYQNYGGYVTDTAGPNTMQLAYLEKGVSQAQADNLFKDMGAIRAHLEMVTNNTAATPAGGGDHSVPSTPATTTPAPATPVATPSTGGGTAQPSVSLGSGSDQLLLKISQDAYHGNAQYAVSVDGKQIGGVQTAHASHAAGQSDLISVRGDWSQGNHDVAIRFLNDDWGGTAAKDRNLYVDSATYHGQDVQGAHLTLMSDGAQHFTFHDYLV
- a CDS encoding type I secretion system permease/ATPase, producing MGASRAASAPPLVTALAQLRHVVLGVAVLSGAVNLLALAGSFYMLEVYDRVIPSRSVPTLVGLSLIVLVLYLGQGFFELIRSRLLLRAGRAFDEALSRRVFRAVVTLPLRGRAEADGLRPMRDLDQIRAALAGGGPGALFDLPWVPVYLGLLFAFHVWIGLTALLGALALIGLTMLAEILTRHHARDAREAAAARGFVAEASRRNAETVRAMGMEPDLAGIWSRASAASQATQERTAEITGAIHNASKVLRVVLQSAVLGVGAFLVIRQEATAGVIIAGSILSARALAPIDQAIGYWKTFSAARECWRHLGSALGAAGAEPEGLTLPAPREGLTVEQASVGPPGGQRLTALDVGLTLTAGQGLGIVGHSASGKSSLARLLVGIWPAARGAVRLDGARLDQWRPQDLGRHVGYLPQEVELFPGTVAANIARFRPEAEAEAIIAAAKAARVHDLILSLPEGYQTQIGERGALLSAGQRQRLALARALYGDPFLVVLDEPNSNLDQEGEAALTEAIVGVRARGGIVVVVAHRPSALAALDQVMVMADGRVQALGPRDEILPALNRPRAMPAAPTGFAAGFAPMSLKVAQGGRA